The Triticum aestivum cultivar Chinese Spring chromosome 7B, IWGSC CS RefSeq v2.1, whole genome shotgun sequence genome window below encodes:
- the LOC123160774 gene encoding sec-independent protein translocase protein TATB, chloroplastic isoform X1 — protein sequence MSSSLFLCSSQVRYASLPAPLRQPGRQAARLPPAAAAFVSRSLHRPPPLHWTGSGVRMISSCFVSCRHVCSVSIWGSNRFVVKRRRRRNGISASLFGVGAPEALVIGVVALLVFGPKGLAEAARSLGKTLRAFQPTIRELQDVSRDFKNTLEREIGLDEDPPSISYRPPPPMNNSPRPAVDPDVKPETTVPYTSEELMKVTEEQLAASAIAAWNAQQPPTSEQQEAAAATTPSESTDSALSGGSDGPSAVTEESTSGNTENAKPRDEA from the exons ATGTCGAGCAGCCTCTTCCTCTGCTCTTCCCAGGTGCGCTATGCCAGCCTCCCGGCACCTCTCCGGCAGCCGGGCCGCCAAGCCGCCCGGCTGCCCCCAGCGGCTGCCGCGTTCGTCTCTCGCAGCCTTCATCGCCCTCCTCCCCTCCACTGGACCGGCTCGGGGGTTCGGATGATTTCTTCTTGCTTCG TTAGTTGCAGACACGTTTGCTCTGTATCTATCTGGGGCTCGAATCGGTTCG TGGTCAAAAGAAGAAGGCGTAGGAATGGTATCTCCGCCTCTTTGTTTGGCGTTGGAGCTCCTGAAGCCCTGGTCATTGGAGTGGTCGCTTTGCTGGTTTTTGGCCCCAAGGGTCTAGCAGAG GCAGCCAGGAGTTTGGGGAAGACTCTGCGTGCGTTCCAACCGACTATCAGAGAGCTACAG GATGTATCAAGGGATTTCAAGAACACTCTTGAACGAGAAATCGGGCTTGATGAGGATCCCCCATCCATCAGTTATAGGCCTCCTCCACCTATGAATAATAGCCCACGGCCTGCTGTTGACCCAG ATGTCAAGCCTGAAACAACCGTGCCTTACACGAGCGAGGAACTCATGAAAGTAACCGAAGAGCAGCTTGCTGCATCCGCAATTGCTGCTTGGAATGCACAGCAACCTCCCACATCTGAACAGCAAG aagcagcagcagcaacaacacctTCTGAAAGTACTGACTCAGCATTATCAGGAGGGAGTGACGGTCCTAGTGCCGTGACGGAGGAGTCCACCTCAGGTAATACTGAAAATGCAAAGCCGAGAGACGAGGCATAA
- the LOC123157463 gene encoding cyclin-dependent kinase F-1, with protein sequence MAIGGGGGGGSWSIHGRPDVTSRYDVLGRAGSGAYADVYRGRRRSDGAPVALKEVHDAVSAQREVDALLAAASESSPHVITLLDHFPGGDHDDDVLVLEWLPLDLAAVVREGRRAGGLPAGQLKRWMLQVIEGVAACHRAGLVHRDLKPGNLLISEDGVLKVADFGQARILQEQPSDEPEIPAAQEPETLTAADYLHEIDQLRAKSTYGDVDRMSLQDGNTSCLATCSTADIDDDPFRASYSYDAEEDIGDEESGAFTSCVGTRWFRAPELLYGSTSYGQEIDLWSLGCILAELLSLEPIFPGQSDIDQIGRIIGVLGNITEESFPGCSNLPDYNKIFFSKVEKPTGLKASLPNRSASEVSIVKRLLCYDPAKRASASELLNDPYFTEEPLPVPTEALQVPASKGEDDDSSAEEWGNYRDGNSDSDIDEFGSMDVTKTDKGFSIRF encoded by the exons ATggcgatcggcggcggcggcggaggcgggagcTGGAGCATCCACGGCCGCCCGGATGTCACCTCCCGCTACGATGTCCTCGGACGCGCTGGCTCTGGCGCCTACGCCGACGTCTACCGCGGCCGTCGCCGCTCCGACGGCGCACCGGTTGCCCTCAAGGAGGTCCATGACGCTGTCAGCGCCCAGCGCGAGGTCGacgccctcctcgccgccgcctctgAGTCCTCCCCTCATGTCATCACGCTCCTCGACCACTTCCCCGGTGGCGACCACGACGACGACGTCCTCGTCCTTGAGTGGCTcccgctcgacctcgccgccgtcgtTCGCGAAGGGAGGCGCGCGGGCGGCCTCCCTGCCGGCCAGCTCAAGAGATGGATGCTGCAGGTCATCGAAGGCGTCGCCGCCTGCCACCGCGCCGGCCTCGTGCACCGCGACCTCAAGCCCGGAAACCTGCTCATCTCCGAGGACGGGGTCCTCAAGGTCGCGGACTTTGGTCAG GCCAGGATTCTTCAAGAACAGCCATCTGATGAACCGGAAATTCCTGCTGCTCAGGAGCCAGAGACACTCACTGCAGCTGATTACCTACATGAGATTGACCAACTCCGGGCCAAGTCCACTTATGGAGATGTTGACAGAATGAGCCTTCAGGATGGAAACACCTCCTGTCTTGCCACTTGCAGCACAGCTGACATCGACGATGATCCATTTAGAGCCTCATATTCGTATGATGCTGAAGAAGACATCGGGGATGAAGAGTCTGGTGCCTTCACTTCTTGCGTTGGAACACGGTGGTTTAGAGCTCCTGAGCTCCTATATGGGTCAACCAGCTACGGCCAAGAGATCGACCTGTGGTCACTAGGATGCATTTTGGCTGAGCTTCTCAGTTTAGAGCCCATATTCCCAGGCCAATCTGATATTGACCAGATTGGTAGAATCATCGGAGTCCTCGGCAATATCACAGAAGAGTCCTTTCCTGGCTGTTCAAATTTACCCGATTACAACAAGATCTTCTTCAGCAAGGTTGAGAAGCCTACGGGCCTCAAAGCATCACTTCCTAACAGATCTGCCTCTGAGGTTAGCATAGTAAAGCGGCTACTTTGCTATGACCCAGCAAAGAGGGCTAGCGCTTCCGAATTGCTGAATGATCCGTACTTCACTGAAGAACCCTTACCCGTACCTACCGAGGCGCTACAAGTCCCGGCATCAAAGGGCGAGGACGATGACAGCTCTGCGGAAGAATGGGGTAATTACAGGGACGGCAATTCGGATTCGGACATTGACGAATTCGGCAGCATGGATGTCACCAAAACTGACAAGGGTTTTAGCATACGCTTTTAG
- the LOC123160774 gene encoding sec-independent protein translocase protein TATB, chloroplastic isoform X2, with translation MSSSLFLCSSQVRYASLPAPLRQPGRQAARLPPAAAAFVSRSLHRPPPLHWTGSGVRMISSCFVVKRRRRRNGISASLFGVGAPEALVIGVVALLVFGPKGLAEAARSLGKTLRAFQPTIRELQDVSRDFKNTLEREIGLDEDPPSISYRPPPPMNNSPRPAVDPDVKPETTVPYTSEELMKVTEEQLAASAIAAWNAQQPPTSEQQEAAAATTPSESTDSALSGGSDGPSAVTEESTSGNTENAKPRDEA, from the exons ATGTCGAGCAGCCTCTTCCTCTGCTCTTCCCAGGTGCGCTATGCCAGCCTCCCGGCACCTCTCCGGCAGCCGGGCCGCCAAGCCGCCCGGCTGCCCCCAGCGGCTGCCGCGTTCGTCTCTCGCAGCCTTCATCGCCCTCCTCCCCTCCACTGGACCGGCTCGGGGGTTCGGATGATTTCTTCTTGCTTCG TGGTCAAAAGAAGAAGGCGTAGGAATGGTATCTCCGCCTCTTTGTTTGGCGTTGGAGCTCCTGAAGCCCTGGTCATTGGAGTGGTCGCTTTGCTGGTTTTTGGCCCCAAGGGTCTAGCAGAG GCAGCCAGGAGTTTGGGGAAGACTCTGCGTGCGTTCCAACCGACTATCAGAGAGCTACAG GATGTATCAAGGGATTTCAAGAACACTCTTGAACGAGAAATCGGGCTTGATGAGGATCCCCCATCCATCAGTTATAGGCCTCCTCCACCTATGAATAATAGCCCACGGCCTGCTGTTGACCCAG ATGTCAAGCCTGAAACAACCGTGCCTTACACGAGCGAGGAACTCATGAAAGTAACCGAAGAGCAGCTTGCTGCATCCGCAATTGCTGCTTGGAATGCACAGCAACCTCCCACATCTGAACAGCAAG aagcagcagcagcaacaacacctTCTGAAAGTACTGACTCAGCATTATCAGGAGGGAGTGACGGTCCTAGTGCCGTGACGGAGGAGTCCACCTCAGGTAATACTGAAAATGCAAAGCCGAGAGACGAGGCATAA